One Pseudomonas sp. AN-1 genomic region harbors:
- the mutM gene encoding bifunctional DNA-formamidopyrimidine glycosylase/DNA-(apurinic or apyrimidinic site) lyase: MPELPEVETTRRGIAPHLEGHRVTRVIVRERRLRWPIPEDLDVRLSGQRIERVGRRAKYLLIEAECGTLIGHLGMSGSLRLIEAGLPAARHEHVDIELDSGLALRYTDPRRFGALLWSLDPLNHELLRKLGPEPLGDEFDGERLYQLSRGKQVAVKPFIMDNAVVVGVGNIYATEALFAAGIDPRRAAGSISRARYLKLAEEIKRILAQAIDCGGTTLRDFVGGDGKPGYFQQTLLAYGRGGEFCKVCGATLREVKLGQRASVYCPRCQS, translated from the coding sequence ATGCCCGAACTGCCCGAAGTCGAAACCACCCGCCGCGGCATCGCCCCGCATCTGGAGGGCCACCGCGTGACCCGCGTGATCGTCCGCGAGCGCCGCCTGCGCTGGCCGATCCCCGAGGATCTCGACGTGCGCCTGTCCGGCCAGCGCATCGAGCGGGTCGGCCGGCGCGCCAAGTACCTGCTGATCGAGGCCGAGTGCGGCACCCTGATCGGCCACCTGGGCATGTCCGGCAGCCTGCGCCTGATCGAGGCCGGCCTGCCGGCGGCCAGGCACGAGCACGTCGACATCGAGCTGGATTCGGGGCTGGCGCTGCGCTACACCGACCCGCGGCGCTTCGGCGCGCTGCTGTGGAGCCTCGACCCGCTCAATCACGAGCTGCTGCGCAAGCTCGGCCCGGAGCCGCTGGGCGACGAGTTCGACGGCGAGCGCCTGTACCAGCTGTCGCGCGGCAAGCAGGTGGCGGTCAAGCCGTTCATCATGGACAACGCGGTGGTGGTCGGCGTCGGCAACATCTACGCGACCGAGGCGCTGTTCGCCGCCGGCATCGACCCGCGGCGCGCGGCCGGCTCGATCTCGCGGGCGCGCTACCTGAAGCTGGCCGAGGAGATCAAGCGCATCCTCGCCCAGGCCATCGACTGCGGCGGCACCACCCTGCGCGATTTCGTCGGCGGCGACGGCAAGCCCGGCTACTTCCAGCAGACGCTGCTGGCCTACGGCCGCGGCGGCGAATTCTGCAAGGTCTGCGGCGCCACCCTGCGCGAGGTC